The genomic DNA GGATTAAGGGTGAGGGCTTCCGCTAATAAAACGGGCCGACCTGAACGGCGCGCCGTCGGTCGGCCCCTACGTCATCGCAGTCCGTCAGGGACGCGTCGGCGTGAGCGTGCCGTCGGCGCCCAGCTCGACACGGCGCGGCTCTTCCTCCGCCAAAAAATCCGCCGCCGACCGTCCGCCGAAGGCCGTGAAAAACGCCCGCAGCCGCTCGGCCATCCGCCCCCGCCCCAGCCCCTGGTGCAGGCGCATGAGCGGCGGCACGTCCCGTTCCAGTCCGGCGAACTCGCCGGGGTCCAGCTCGTAGGGGTGGCAGTAGAAGACGAAAGGTGCGCGCCGCAAAGACCTCCGCGCGAGCCCGCGGAATATCGCCCCCGGCAAGAGGCGCATGTAACCCCCGCCCCCGCAGGGCCAGTTCCGCCCCAGGCCCCGGTAAACCCCGAGGGGCAGCTCGACAATCCCCCCGCCGCCCGGCAGCTCCAATGAGAGCGGCTCCGGCGGCCAGTCCGCGATTCCGTACCGGCGATTTGCGACGGGGAAGACACTCGAGTCGTAGCGGTAGCCCGCCTCGGCGAGGGCGTCCAGGGCCCAGAGGGTGGGGCGCATCACGGAAAAATCCGGCGCGCGGTAGCCCAGCACCGGGCGGCCGGTCAGCTCCTCCAGCCGCGCCTTGGAGCGTGTCACGTCGGCGGTGAAGTCCGACCGCGAACCGAGGAAAATCTCCCGGTGGGCGTGGCCGTGGCTCGCTATCTCGTGGCCGCGCCGGCCAATTTCCGCCACCAGGTCCGGGTGGGCCTCGGCCACCAGGCCCAGGACGAAAAATGTGGCCCGGACACCGCACCCGTCGAGGAGGTCCAGCAGGCGGCGGGTGTTGACCGCCACCCGCCCGGTGACGGGCAGGTCGTGGGAAAGCGTGGACTGGGGCCAGTCCTCGACGTCAACGGTGACGATCGGGGGGCCGTGGCGGGTCATGGGCGGGCCAGGGCGTGGAAGTCCAGGCCGGCGCCCGGTATCTTCCACAGGTCGAGGTCGCCGAAGCCGGCCCGATTAAAAAGCCGGCGGACGTCGTCCTCGGTGTAGAAATAGACGGGGCAGCGGCGCAGGCGGTACCGCAGTCGTCGCAGGGGGGTTCTGAGCCAGTGCCGGCTGGGGAAGGAGACCGCCGCCGAGACCCGGACCAGCGGCCGGAGCGCCCCGAGGAAGGCCTCCGCGTCGGCCGTGTAGTCCATGACGCCCATGACGACGGCGTGGTCGTGGGGTTCGAGCGGGGTTCCGGGGAAGGCGCCCTTTATTAAGCGGAAGCGGCCGTCGAAGCCGCCCTCGCACAGGCGGCGTTCCGCCATCTCCAACATGGCCGGGGCCGGGTCCACTCCGGTCACGGACGCCGCCCCCCGCCGGAGCGACTCCACGAGGTAGGGTCCCGAGCCGCAGCCCAAGTCCAGCACCGTCCGCCCGCCCAGGTCCCCGAAGCCCTCGAAGGTCCGGGTGAAGCGGACGACCATGTCCCGGCGGAAGCGCCGGTCCAGCCAGCGCGTCAGCCGCGCGCGGCGCCCCGTGTAGAAACCGTCGAAGTCGCCCGCGAAGGAGTCGAAGAACCGCGCGGCGTCGTCAGGGTCACCCACGCTGCGGCTCCTAATTCCCCTCCCCGGGGGGGAGCATGTCCCGGTCCGGGGGCTCGGGGGCGTTCTCGCCGCCGGTGATGGTGGCGGTGACCTTCACCGGCTCGCGCTTGGAGTCGTCGTACCCCACGCGGCCGTACACCAGGCTCACCACGATGCCGCCCACGATGCAGACCCCGAGGCCGCCGAAGGCCCACAGGCCGGTCAGGCCCCGGAACTCGAAGGCGAGGTAGTTGTTCAGGGCCGTGGGAAGCCCGCCCAGGAGCCAGACGGCGGCGCCGAAGACGATGCCCTTTAAAAATCCCACGCCCCAGACGCGCTCCTCGATGGCGGCGTAGAAGAGGCCCCAGATGACGCCGATGATGACCCCCCCGCCGATGC from bacterium includes the following:
- a CDS encoding DUF3473 domain-containing protein, producing the protein MTRHGPPIVTVDVEDWPQSTLSHDLPVTGRVAVNTRRLLDLLDGCGVRATFFVLGLVAEAHPDLVAEIGRRGHEIASHGHAHREIFLGSRSDFTADVTRSKARLEELTGRPVLGYRAPDFSVMRPTLWALDALAEAGYRYDSSVFPVANRRYGIADWPPEPLSLELPGGGGIVELPLGVYRGLGRNWPCGGGGYMRLLPGAIFRGLARRSLRRAPFVFYCHPYELDPGEFAGLERDVPPLMRLHQGLGRGRMAERLRAFFTAFGGRSAADFLAEEEPRRVELGADGTLTPTRP
- a CDS encoding methyltransferase domain-containing protein, whose translation is MGDPDDAARFFDSFAGDFDGFYTGRRARLTRWLDRRFRRDMVVRFTRTFEGFGDLGGRTVLDLGCGSGPYLVESLRRGAASVTGVDPAPAMLEMAERRLCEGGFDGRFRLIKGAFPGTPLEPHDHAVVMGVMDYTADAEAFLGALRPLVRVSAAVSFPSRHWLRTPLRRLRYRLRRCPVYFYTEDDVRRLFNRAGFGDLDLWKIPGAGLDFHALARP